One window of Sulfuricurvum sp. genomic DNA carries:
- a CDS encoding nucleotidyltransferase translates to MSTNKELFKILEKVGDSLEITKSQYKLAEERYKAVGKWLAEGEYCLLGDGKKQCFKDGEIYPQGSIRLGTTVKPIGKNEFDIDLVFYTPNVSADMIKPERLKELIGDRLKEHDTYKKMLTPLNRGWCINYANEFHLDITPSLDNHREPFNESELVADEKLECYMPTNPEGYAEWFDNISSIEPISEFTKSMFDSRNTILMTEDAATVTELPEHDSNKPLLKRYIQIFKRHRDMMFDGKDDAPISIIITTLAAKSYEYCIRHFTYYNEYSLMIDTLKYMPLFIETRNTLFWIENPTVTGENFAEKWNYTPIKKQNFDSWHTEIVKMFESINNLKGQHLVFESLKKGLGELPVNKVYNDMTQKVDDNRQRGLLGAGFGTLSDSHPVKKNTFFGN, encoded by the coding sequence ATGTCGACCAATAAAGAACTATTTAAAATTTTAGAAAAAGTCGGTGACTCTTTAGAGATCACCAAATCTCAATATAAATTAGCGGAAGAACGCTATAAAGCCGTAGGAAAATGGCTGGCTGAAGGCGAATATTGTTTATTGGGTGATGGTAAAAAACAATGTTTTAAAGATGGTGAAATATACCCTCAAGGTTCGATTAGATTGGGAACGACTGTCAAACCCATCGGAAAAAATGAGTTCGATATTGATCTGGTTTTTTATACACCAAATGTTTCGGCAGATATGATCAAGCCTGAACGTTTAAAGGAACTTATTGGTGATCGGCTTAAAGAACATGATACCTACAAAAAAATGCTCACCCCTTTAAATAGAGGCTGGTGTATTAATTATGCCAATGAATTCCATCTCGACATCACACCATCACTCGATAACCACCGCGAGCCATTCAATGAGAGTGAGCTGGTAGCTGATGAAAAGCTTGAATGCTATATGCCTACCAATCCCGAAGGATATGCAGAATGGTTCGATAATATCTCATCGATAGAGCCAATATCAGAATTTACAAAAAGTATGTTTGACTCAAGAAATACAATCCTTATGACTGAAGATGCAGCAACAGTCACTGAATTGCCAGAACATGACTCAAACAAACCTCTTTTAAAAAGATATATACAAATTTTTAAAAGACATAGAGACATGATGTTCGATGGTAAAGACGATGCGCCTATTTCTATTATTATTACTACTTTAGCAGCCAAATCCTATGAATATTGTATTCGACATTTTACGTATTACAATGAATATAGTTTAATGATTGATACTTTGAAATATATGCCCCTATTCATCGAAACACGAAACACTTTGTTTTGGATAGAAAATCCTACAGTTACGGGTGAAAATTTTGCAGAAAAATGGAATTACACTCCAATAAAAAAACAAAATTTTGATTCATGGCACACGGAAATAGTCAAAATGTTTGAATCGATTAATAACCTCAAAGGTCAACATTTAGTTTTTGAGTCTCTCAAAAAAGGATTGGGAGAACTCCCAGTCAATAAAGTTTACAACGACATGACACAAAAGGTTGATGACAATAGACAAAGAGGACTTTTAGGTGCTGGATTCGGGACTCTATCTGATTCTCATCCGGTCAAAAAAAATACATTTTTTGGAAACTAA